Proteins from a single region of Dermochelys coriacea isolate rDerCor1 chromosome 28, rDerCor1.pri.v4, whole genome shotgun sequence:
- the AGFG2 gene encoding arf-GAP domain and FG repeat-containing protein 2 isoform X4, producing the protein MAAGAGGRKPGTPRDAESEVWSRRVRDLVGSGPGNRLCFECGQRGVTYVDITLGSFVCTSCSGALRGLNPPHRVKSISMTTFTKPEVLFLQSRGNEACRKVWLGSFDPRTSLLPDSRDPQKVKEFLQEKYEKKRWYISPDQAKGAASLDGQSSTPEVKPQQTLLGESGALLTATGSSRTLGQPRLPQQRTPQPAKKASTDLLADIGGDPFAAPQPAPAFAMFPAFPGQGPAHAAFANFDAFGCSPVASAFGVASVPFHTQPTAAGGAPVSGFGASPSSHPGSGIPDMGGAPSSLFGSLSQPAALPPSGPAPAYGAYTNPFAPPAAPPARPSTNPFQPNGTTPGSSFDGFTAAQVGQPVGISTNPFMTAAPSPPFVIKHPATNPFL; encoded by the exons atggcggccggggccgggggcaggAAGCCCGGCACCCCGCGGGATGCGGAGTCCGAGGTCTGGTCCCGCCGCGTCCGGGACCTGGTGGGCTCCGGGCCCGGCAACCGCCTCTGCTTCGAGTGCGGCCAGCGCGGCGTCACCTACGTGGACATCACGCTGGGCAGCTTCGTGTGCACGAGCTGCTCGGGGGCGCT CCGGGGCCTGAACCCCCCACACCGCGTCAAATCCATTTCCATGACCACCTTCACCAAGCCCGAGGTGCTGTTCCTGCAGTCCCGCGGCAACGAG GCCTGCCGGAAGGTTTGGCTGGGCTCCTTCGATCCGCGCACGTCGCTGCTCCCGGACTCCAGGGACCCGCAGAAAGTGAAGGAGTTCTTGCAGGAGAAATATGAGAAGAAGCGATG GTACATCTCGCCGGATCAAGCCAAGGGCGCTGCCTCGCTGGACGGCcagagctccaccccagaggtgaagCCGCAGCAGACCCTTCTAGGGGAGTCGGGAGCACTGCTCACAGCTACCGGATCCAGCCGG ACCTTGGGCCAGCCCCGCCTGCCGCAGCAGcgcaccccccagccagccaaGAAAGCCAGCACAGACCTCCTGGCGGATATAGGAGGGGACCCTTTCGCTGCGCCCCAACCGGCCCCCGCCTTCGCCATGTTCCCTGCCTTCCCGG GCCAGGGTCCAGCCCACGCTGCCTTTGCAAATTTTGATGCCTTTGGATGCAGCCCGGTAGCGTCGGCATTCGGGGTGGCATCGGTGCCATTCCacacccagccaacagccgcAG GGGGTGCCCCGGTGAGCGGCTTCGGTGCCTCCCCTTCCAGCCACCCTGGCAGTGGGATCCCGGACATGGGCGGAGCACCCAGCAG CCTCTTCGGGAGCCTGAGCCAGCCGGCAGCGCTGCCCCCGTCCGGCCCCGCGCCCGCCTATGGGG CCTACACCAACCCCTTCGCCCCGCCTGCCGCCCCGCCTGCCCGGCCCTCTACCAACCCCTTCCAGCCCAACGGCACCACGCCAG GTTCCAGTTTTGATGGGTTTACTGCAGCCCAAGTGGGGCAGCCGGTCGGGATTTCCACCAATCCCTTCATG ACGGCAGCTCCATCCCCGCCCTTCGTCATCAAGCATCCAGCCACCAACCCCTTCTTATAG
- the AGFG2 gene encoding arf-GAP domain and FG repeat-containing protein 2 isoform X2, which translates to MAAGAGGRKPGTPRDAESEVWSRRVRDLVGSGPGNRLCFECGQRGVTYVDITLGSFVCTSCSGALRGLNPPHRVKSISMTTFTKPEVLFLQSRGNEACRKVWLGSFDPRTSLLPDSRDPQKVKEFLQEKYEKKRWYISPDQAKGAASLDGQSSTPEVKPQQTLLGESGALLTATGSSRTLGQPRLPQQRTPQPAKKASTDLLADIGGDPFAAPQPAPAFAMFPAFPGQGPAHAAFANFDAFGCSPVASAFGVASVPFHTQPTAAASQTVPGGYSFGGAPVSGFGASPSSHPGSGIPDMGGAPSSLFGSLSQPAALPPSGPAPAYGAYTNPFAPPAAPPARPSTNPFQPNGTTPGSSFDGFTAAQVGQPVGISTNPFMTAAPSPPFVIKHPATNPFL; encoded by the exons atggcggccggggccgggggcaggAAGCCCGGCACCCCGCGGGATGCGGAGTCCGAGGTCTGGTCCCGCCGCGTCCGGGACCTGGTGGGCTCCGGGCCCGGCAACCGCCTCTGCTTCGAGTGCGGCCAGCGCGGCGTCACCTACGTGGACATCACGCTGGGCAGCTTCGTGTGCACGAGCTGCTCGGGGGCGCT CCGGGGCCTGAACCCCCCACACCGCGTCAAATCCATTTCCATGACCACCTTCACCAAGCCCGAGGTGCTGTTCCTGCAGTCCCGCGGCAACGAG GCCTGCCGGAAGGTTTGGCTGGGCTCCTTCGATCCGCGCACGTCGCTGCTCCCGGACTCCAGGGACCCGCAGAAAGTGAAGGAGTTCTTGCAGGAGAAATATGAGAAGAAGCGATG GTACATCTCGCCGGATCAAGCCAAGGGCGCTGCCTCGCTGGACGGCcagagctccaccccagaggtgaagCCGCAGCAGACCCTTCTAGGGGAGTCGGGAGCACTGCTCACAGCTACCGGATCCAGCCGG ACCTTGGGCCAGCCCCGCCTGCCGCAGCAGcgcaccccccagccagccaaGAAAGCCAGCACAGACCTCCTGGCGGATATAGGAGGGGACCCTTTCGCTGCGCCCCAACCGGCCCCCGCCTTCGCCATGTTCCCTGCCTTCCCGG GCCAGGGTCCAGCCCACGCTGCCTTTGCAAATTTTGATGCCTTTGGATGCAGCCCGGTAGCGTCGGCATTCGGGGTGGCATCGGTGCCATTCCacacccagccaacagccgcAG CCAGTCAGACAGTCCCCGGCGGTTACAGCTTTG GGGGTGCCCCGGTGAGCGGCTTCGGTGCCTCCCCTTCCAGCCACCCTGGCAGTGGGATCCCGGACATGGGCGGAGCACCCAGCAG CCTCTTCGGGAGCCTGAGCCAGCCGGCAGCGCTGCCCCCGTCCGGCCCCGCGCCCGCCTATGGGG CCTACACCAACCCCTTCGCCCCGCCTGCCGCCCCGCCTGCCCGGCCCTCTACCAACCCCTTCCAGCCCAACGGCACCACGCCAG GTTCCAGTTTTGATGGGTTTACTGCAGCCCAAGTGGGGCAGCCGGTCGGGATTTCCACCAATCCCTTCATG ACGGCAGCTCCATCCCCGCCCTTCGTCATCAAGCATCCAGCCACCAACCCCTTCTTATAG
- the LOC119849310 gene encoding rhomboid-related protein 4-like isoform X1: MTLLGGLVHLGLNAGLAAILRDPRHREHCAVGFSGVIFCLEAMEGILAPVTIVTLGSVTITTKWLCLAECITVSLLYPSSSLTGHVSGILVGVALAATPLILATPLSPSL, translated from the exons ATGACGCTGCTGGGGGGGCTGGTTCATCTAGGGCTGAACGCGGGGCTGGCGGCCATCCTGCGAGATCCCCGGCACCGGGAACACTGCGCCGTGGGCTTCTCAG GGGTCATCTTCTGTCTGGAAGCCATGGAGGGTATCCTAGCACCGGTCACCATAGTAACCCTGGGCAGCGTCACCATAACGACCAAATGGCTCTGTCTGGCTGAGTGCATCACCGTGAGCCTCCTGTACCCCAG CAGCTCCTTGACAGGCCACGTGTCGGGAATCTTGGTGGGCGTGGCTCTTGCGGCCACGCCCCTCATCTTGGCCacgcccctctcccccagtttaTGA
- the LOC119849310 gene encoding rhomboid-related protein 4-like isoform X2 yields MTLLGGLVHLGLNAGLAAILRDPRHREHCAVGFSGVIFCLEAMEGILAPVTIVTLGSVTITTKWLCLAECITVSLLYPSSLTGHVSGILVGVALAATPLILATPLSPSL; encoded by the exons ATGACGCTGCTGGGGGGGCTGGTTCATCTAGGGCTGAACGCGGGGCTGGCGGCCATCCTGCGAGATCCCCGGCACCGGGAACACTGCGCCGTGGGCTTCTCAG GGGTCATCTTCTGTCTGGAAGCCATGGAGGGTATCCTAGCACCGGTCACCATAGTAACCCTGGGCAGCGTCACCATAACGACCAAATGGCTCTGTCTGGCTGAGTGCATCACCGTGAGCCTCCTGTACCCCAG CTCCTTGACAGGCCACGTGTCGGGAATCTTGGTGGGCGTGGCTCTTGCGGCCACGCCCCTCATCTTGGCCacgcccctctcccccagtttaTGA
- the AGFG2 gene encoding arf-GAP domain and FG repeat-containing protein 2 isoform X1, translated as MAAGAGGRKPGTPRDAESEVWSRRVRDLVGSGPGNRLCFECGQRGVTYVDITLGSFVCTSCSGALRGLNPPHRVKSISMTTFTKPEVLFLQSRGNEACRKVWLGSFDPRTSLLPDSRDPQKVKEFLQEKYEKKRWYISPDQAKGAASLDGQSSTPEVKPQQTLLGESGALLTATGSSRTLGQPRLPQQRTPQPAKKASTDLLADIGGDPFAAPQPAPAFAMFPAFPGQGPAHAAFANFDAFGCSPVASAFGVASVPFHTQPTAAASQTVPGGYSFAGGAPVSGFGASPSSHPGSGIPDMGGAPSSLFGSLSQPAALPPSGPAPAYGAYTNPFAPPAAPPARPSTNPFQPNGTTPGSSFDGFTAAQVGQPVGISTNPFMTAAPSPPFVIKHPATNPFL; from the exons atggcggccggggccgggggcaggAAGCCCGGCACCCCGCGGGATGCGGAGTCCGAGGTCTGGTCCCGCCGCGTCCGGGACCTGGTGGGCTCCGGGCCCGGCAACCGCCTCTGCTTCGAGTGCGGCCAGCGCGGCGTCACCTACGTGGACATCACGCTGGGCAGCTTCGTGTGCACGAGCTGCTCGGGGGCGCT CCGGGGCCTGAACCCCCCACACCGCGTCAAATCCATTTCCATGACCACCTTCACCAAGCCCGAGGTGCTGTTCCTGCAGTCCCGCGGCAACGAG GCCTGCCGGAAGGTTTGGCTGGGCTCCTTCGATCCGCGCACGTCGCTGCTCCCGGACTCCAGGGACCCGCAGAAAGTGAAGGAGTTCTTGCAGGAGAAATATGAGAAGAAGCGATG GTACATCTCGCCGGATCAAGCCAAGGGCGCTGCCTCGCTGGACGGCcagagctccaccccagaggtgaagCCGCAGCAGACCCTTCTAGGGGAGTCGGGAGCACTGCTCACAGCTACCGGATCCAGCCGG ACCTTGGGCCAGCCCCGCCTGCCGCAGCAGcgcaccccccagccagccaaGAAAGCCAGCACAGACCTCCTGGCGGATATAGGAGGGGACCCTTTCGCTGCGCCCCAACCGGCCCCCGCCTTCGCCATGTTCCCTGCCTTCCCGG GCCAGGGTCCAGCCCACGCTGCCTTTGCAAATTTTGATGCCTTTGGATGCAGCCCGGTAGCGTCGGCATTCGGGGTGGCATCGGTGCCATTCCacacccagccaacagccgcAG CCAGTCAGACAGTCCCCGGCGGTTACAGCTTTG CAGGGGGTGCCCCGGTGAGCGGCTTCGGTGCCTCCCCTTCCAGCCACCCTGGCAGTGGGATCCCGGACATGGGCGGAGCACCCAGCAG CCTCTTCGGGAGCCTGAGCCAGCCGGCAGCGCTGCCCCCGTCCGGCCCCGCGCCCGCCTATGGGG CCTACACCAACCCCTTCGCCCCGCCTGCCGCCCCGCCTGCCCGGCCCTCTACCAACCCCTTCCAGCCCAACGGCACCACGCCAG GTTCCAGTTTTGATGGGTTTACTGCAGCCCAAGTGGGGCAGCCGGTCGGGATTTCCACCAATCCCTTCATG ACGGCAGCTCCATCCCCGCCCTTCGTCATCAAGCATCCAGCCACCAACCCCTTCTTATAG
- the AGFG2 gene encoding arf-GAP domain and FG repeat-containing protein 2 isoform X5 has translation MTTFTKPEVLFLQSRGNEACRKVWLGSFDPRTSLLPDSRDPQKVKEFLQEKYEKKRWYISPDQAKGAASLDGQSSTPEVKPQQTLLGESGALLTATGSSRTLGQPRLPQQRTPQPAKKASTDLLADIGGDPFAAPQPAPAFAMFPAFPGQGPAHAAFANFDAFGCSPVASAFGVASVPFHTQPTAAASQTVPGGYSFAGGAPVSGFGASPSSHPGSGIPDMGGAPSSLFGSLSQPAALPPSGPAPAYGAYTNPFAPPAAPPARPSTNPFQPNGTTPGSSFDGFTAAQVGQPVGISTNPFMTAAPSPPFVIKHPATNPFL, from the exons ATGACCACCTTCACCAAGCCCGAGGTGCTGTTCCTGCAGTCCCGCGGCAACGAG GCCTGCCGGAAGGTTTGGCTGGGCTCCTTCGATCCGCGCACGTCGCTGCTCCCGGACTCCAGGGACCCGCAGAAAGTGAAGGAGTTCTTGCAGGAGAAATATGAGAAGAAGCGATG GTACATCTCGCCGGATCAAGCCAAGGGCGCTGCCTCGCTGGACGGCcagagctccaccccagaggtgaagCCGCAGCAGACCCTTCTAGGGGAGTCGGGAGCACTGCTCACAGCTACCGGATCCAGCCGG ACCTTGGGCCAGCCCCGCCTGCCGCAGCAGcgcaccccccagccagccaaGAAAGCCAGCACAGACCTCCTGGCGGATATAGGAGGGGACCCTTTCGCTGCGCCCCAACCGGCCCCCGCCTTCGCCATGTTCCCTGCCTTCCCGG GCCAGGGTCCAGCCCACGCTGCCTTTGCAAATTTTGATGCCTTTGGATGCAGCCCGGTAGCGTCGGCATTCGGGGTGGCATCGGTGCCATTCCacacccagccaacagccgcAG CCAGTCAGACAGTCCCCGGCGGTTACAGCTTTG CAGGGGGTGCCCCGGTGAGCGGCTTCGGTGCCTCCCCTTCCAGCCACCCTGGCAGTGGGATCCCGGACATGGGCGGAGCACCCAGCAG CCTCTTCGGGAGCCTGAGCCAGCCGGCAGCGCTGCCCCCGTCCGGCCCCGCGCCCGCCTATGGGG CCTACACCAACCCCTTCGCCCCGCCTGCCGCCCCGCCTGCCCGGCCCTCTACCAACCCCTTCCAGCCCAACGGCACCACGCCAG GTTCCAGTTTTGATGGGTTTACTGCAGCCCAAGTGGGGCAGCCGGTCGGGATTTCCACCAATCCCTTCATG ACGGCAGCTCCATCCCCGCCCTTCGTCATCAAGCATCCAGCCACCAACCCCTTCTTATAG
- the AGFG2 gene encoding arf-GAP domain and FG repeat-containing protein 2 isoform X3 — MAAGAGGRKPGTPRDAESEVWSRRVRDLVGSGPGNRLCFECGQRGVTYVDITLGSFVCTSCSGALRGLNPPHRVKSISMTTFTKPEVLFLQSRGNEACRKVWLGSFDPRTSLLPDSRDPQKVKEFLQEKYEKKRWYISPDQAKGAASLDGQSSTPEVKPQQTLLGESGALLTATGSSRTLGQPRLPQQRTPQPAKKASTDLLADIGGDPFAAPQPAPAFAMFPAFPGQGPAHAAFANFDAFGCSPVASAFGVASVPFHTQPTAAAGGAPVSGFGASPSSHPGSGIPDMGGAPSSLFGSLSQPAALPPSGPAPAYGAYTNPFAPPAAPPARPSTNPFQPNGTTPGSSFDGFTAAQVGQPVGISTNPFMTAAPSPPFVIKHPATNPFL, encoded by the exons atggcggccggggccgggggcaggAAGCCCGGCACCCCGCGGGATGCGGAGTCCGAGGTCTGGTCCCGCCGCGTCCGGGACCTGGTGGGCTCCGGGCCCGGCAACCGCCTCTGCTTCGAGTGCGGCCAGCGCGGCGTCACCTACGTGGACATCACGCTGGGCAGCTTCGTGTGCACGAGCTGCTCGGGGGCGCT CCGGGGCCTGAACCCCCCACACCGCGTCAAATCCATTTCCATGACCACCTTCACCAAGCCCGAGGTGCTGTTCCTGCAGTCCCGCGGCAACGAG GCCTGCCGGAAGGTTTGGCTGGGCTCCTTCGATCCGCGCACGTCGCTGCTCCCGGACTCCAGGGACCCGCAGAAAGTGAAGGAGTTCTTGCAGGAGAAATATGAGAAGAAGCGATG GTACATCTCGCCGGATCAAGCCAAGGGCGCTGCCTCGCTGGACGGCcagagctccaccccagaggtgaagCCGCAGCAGACCCTTCTAGGGGAGTCGGGAGCACTGCTCACAGCTACCGGATCCAGCCGG ACCTTGGGCCAGCCCCGCCTGCCGCAGCAGcgcaccccccagccagccaaGAAAGCCAGCACAGACCTCCTGGCGGATATAGGAGGGGACCCTTTCGCTGCGCCCCAACCGGCCCCCGCCTTCGCCATGTTCCCTGCCTTCCCGG GCCAGGGTCCAGCCCACGCTGCCTTTGCAAATTTTGATGCCTTTGGATGCAGCCCGGTAGCGTCGGCATTCGGGGTGGCATCGGTGCCATTCCacacccagccaacagccgcAG CAGGGGGTGCCCCGGTGAGCGGCTTCGGTGCCTCCCCTTCCAGCCACCCTGGCAGTGGGATCCCGGACATGGGCGGAGCACCCAGCAG CCTCTTCGGGAGCCTGAGCCAGCCGGCAGCGCTGCCCCCGTCCGGCCCCGCGCCCGCCTATGGGG CCTACACCAACCCCTTCGCCCCGCCTGCCGCCCCGCCTGCCCGGCCCTCTACCAACCCCTTCCAGCCCAACGGCACCACGCCAG GTTCCAGTTTTGATGGGTTTACTGCAGCCCAAGTGGGGCAGCCGGTCGGGATTTCCACCAATCCCTTCATG ACGGCAGCTCCATCCCCGCCCTTCGTCATCAAGCATCCAGCCACCAACCCCTTCTTATAG